A genomic region of Nostoc sp. UHCC 0702 contains the following coding sequences:
- a CDS encoding MFS transporter codes for MKIPALPALKSKNYRLFFAGQGVSLIGTWMTQLATIWLVYSLTNSPLMLGVVGFTSQIPSFFLAPFGGVFVDRFSRYHTLIATQIMAMIQSLALAVLALTGVIQVWHIIVLSLLQGFINALDAPARQAFVPELVERREDLANAIAINSTMINGARLIGPAIGGLLIARVGVAYCFLIDGLSYIAVIAGLLAMKIKPWQTPVIPGNPLQQVREGFVYAFSFPPIRSLLILSALVSLMGLQNTILVPIFAEDILKGGAETLGFLMAASGVGALSGGIYLATRQTILGIGKLIALAPAILGIGLIGFSLSRFLPLSLFTMLFVGLGTILQIASSNTFLQTIVEEDKRGRLMSLYTMSFLGMIPLGNLLGGALATHIGAANTLIIDGIVCIIGSIIFSQQLPALRKMVIPIYEQKGILKH; via the coding sequence ATGAAAATACCAGCACTACCCGCATTAAAATCAAAAAACTACCGCCTGTTTTTTGCTGGACAAGGTGTTTCCTTAATTGGGACATGGATGACACAACTAGCAACAATTTGGCTAGTTTATAGCTTAACAAATTCGCCATTAATGCTTGGAGTTGTGGGATTTACTAGTCAAATTCCTAGCTTCTTTTTAGCTCCTTTTGGTGGAGTGTTTGTGGATCGCTTTTCTCGCTATCATACCTTAATCGCTACACAAATTATGGCGATGATTCAGTCGTTAGCATTGGCGGTACTGGCGCTGACTGGTGTGATTCAAGTATGGCACATTATAGTTTTAAGTTTATTGCAAGGATTTATTAACGCTTTAGATGCACCAGCACGGCAAGCATTTGTGCCAGAATTAGTTGAACGCAGAGAAGATTTAGCCAATGCGATCGCTATTAATTCAACGATGATTAACGGTGCGCGATTAATAGGCCCAGCAATTGGAGGTTTACTAATTGCCAGAGTGGGAGTTGCTTACTGTTTTCTAATAGATGGTTTAAGCTACATTGCTGTGATTGCTGGTTTATTAGCGATGAAAATTAAACCTTGGCAAACTCCAGTAATTCCAGGAAATCCTCTACAACAAGTTCGAGAGGGATTTGTCTATGCTTTTAGCTTTCCACCAATTCGATCCCTTTTAATTCTATCAGCTTTAGTTAGTTTAATGGGGTTGCAAAATACTATTCTTGTACCAATATTTGCAGAAGATATTCTCAAGGGTGGTGCAGAAACTTTAGGGTTTTTAATGGCAGCATCGGGAGTAGGAGCTTTATCAGGTGGAATTTATTTAGCGACGCGGCAAACAATATTAGGAATTGGTAAATTGATTGCCTTAGCACCAGCAATATTAGGAATTGGTCTAATTGGCTTTTCTTTATCCCGGTTTTTACCACTTTCTTTATTCACAATGTTATTTGTAGGTTTAGGAACAATTCTACAAATTGCTTCTAGCAACACCTTTTTACAAACAATTGTTGAAGAAGATAAACGAGGACGATTGATGAGTTTATACACAATGTCCTTTTTGGGGATGATACCGTTAGGTAATTTATTGGGTGGTGCATTAGCAACCCATATTGGTGCTGCCAATACATTAATTATTGATGGTATAGTTTGTATTATTGGTTCTATCATTTTTTCCCAGCAGTTACCTGCTTTAAGAAAAATGGTTATTCCTATTTATGAACAAAAGGGAATATTGAAACATTGA
- a CDS encoding HlyD family secretion protein — MSYNNGRKHQTAILEKELITDAETLEAVTTETSAKIEAPLADVVPQQEKDKEIAPKKKKPIALIMAALGVGAIAAGGFGYHYWQYASTHQETDNATVTGNIHQVSSRIPGTIAQVLVNDNQLVQPGQVLVELDPRDYQSKVQQATAALENARGQAQAAQANIALTSETTSGKTNQAQGDVSGAVAAISTAQAAVKEAQAGIPAAQAEVKLAQAGIPAAQAQVAQTNANLEKAQADYNRYTQLYQQGAIARQQLDTAKAAYDVAVAQKNAATQGVEQAQAKLASANVGVAKAQSVLAQAQEGVVSAQAKLAASRGGLQQATAGGQDTTVKRSQYEAAKAAIAQAEASLKDAQLQLSYTQITAPSAGRVGNKNVEVGNRVQAGTPLMAIVNDQKWIVANFKETQLENMKPGEPVEIKLDAFPHHTFSGRVDSISPASGAEFALLPPDNATGNFTKIVQRIPVKIVFDQNSIQGYESRINPGMSAEVAVEVK; from the coding sequence ATGAGCTATAATAACGGACGCAAACATCAAACTGCAATTTTAGAAAAAGAACTGATTACAGATGCAGAGACTTTAGAAGCTGTAACCACAGAGACATCTGCAAAGATAGAAGCACCATTAGCTGATGTAGTTCCCCAGCAAGAAAAAGACAAAGAGATTGCACCGAAGAAGAAAAAACCCATTGCTTTGATTATGGCAGCATTGGGAGTGGGTGCGATCGCAGCTGGTGGCTTTGGTTATCACTACTGGCAATATGCTTCTACTCATCAGGAAACAGACAACGCCACAGTTACAGGAAACATTCACCAAGTTAGTAGCCGCATTCCGGGAACTATCGCCCAGGTGCTAGTCAATGATAACCAACTAGTGCAACCAGGACAGGTTTTAGTAGAATTAGATCCACGGGACTATCAAAGTAAGGTACAACAGGCAACTGCTGCCCTAGAAAATGCTCGTGGTCAAGCGCAAGCAGCACAAGCAAATATTGCCTTAACTTCGGAAACTACCAGTGGCAAAACAAATCAGGCCCAAGGAGATGTTAGCGGTGCCGTAGCCGCCATTTCCACAGCCCAAGCAGCAGTCAAAGAAGCCCAAGCAGGTATTCCAGCGGCACAAGCTGAAGTCAAGTTAGCCCAAGCTGGTATTCCCGCAGCCCAAGCGCAGGTAGCCCAAACAAACGCTAATTTAGAGAAGGCACAAGCAGATTATAATCGTTACACCCAGCTTTATCAACAAGGTGCAATTGCTCGTCAGCAGCTAGACACAGCCAAGGCAGCTTATGATGTGGCTGTAGCACAAAAGAATGCTGCTACTCAAGGAGTCGAACAAGCACAAGCTAAGTTAGCCTCCGCTAACGTTGGCGTAGCCAAAGCGCAGTCTGTATTAGCACAAGCCCAAGAAGGAGTAGTCAGCGCCCAAGCTAAATTAGCAGCATCTAGGGGAGGATTGCAACAAGCTACCGCTGGTGGACAGGATACCACAGTTAAACGCAGCCAGTACGAAGCGGCAAAAGCTGCGATCGCTCAAGCAGAAGCATCACTCAAAGATGCACAATTGCAACTATCCTACACTCAGATCACCGCCCCCAGTGCCGGACGGGTGGGTAATAAAAATGTGGAAGTTGGCAACCGCGTACAAGCAGGAACACCATTGATGGCAATTGTCAATGACCAAAAATGGATAGTTGCCAACTTCAAAGAAACCCAGTTAGAAAACATGAAACCAGGCGAACCAGTAGAAATCAAGTTGGATGCGTTTCCCCATCACACCTTTAGCGGACGTGTTGACAGTATTTCGCCAGCTTCCGGTGCTGAGTTTGCACTATTGCCACCAGATAATGCTACAGGTAACTTTACCAAAATTGTACAGCGTATTCCTGTGAAAATAGTTTTTGACCAAAACAGTATTCAAGGATATGAATCACGGATTAATCCTGGGATGTCTGCGGAAGTTGCGGTAGAAGTTAAGTAA
- a CDS encoding MarR family transcriptional regulator codes for MVVKSDYSPTLDTWQQNLAPHNLGYRIKLLSQLLSRKFTEKLEPFGLTPFHWLVLCCLWQEDGLPTSSIGEKLQQVGGTLTGVLDRMEERGLVRRERDVHDRRIWRIWLTDAGKELQSVLPPIAAQMRDEAMHGIPFADRELFSQILNRAIANLS; via the coding sequence ATGGTTGTGAAATCCGATTATTCCCCAACTTTAGATACGTGGCAGCAAAATTTAGCACCACACAATTTGGGCTACCGAATTAAATTGCTATCACAACTGCTTAGTCGCAAGTTTACTGAAAAACTAGAACCGTTTGGCTTGACGCCATTTCACTGGTTAGTGTTATGCTGTCTGTGGCAAGAAGATGGTTTACCTACTTCCAGTATTGGCGAAAAACTCCAGCAAGTGGGGGGAACTTTAACAGGGGTATTAGACCGGATGGAAGAACGCGGCTTGGTGCGTCGAGAACGCGACGTACACGATCGCCGTATCTGGCGGATATGGCTAACGGATGCAGGCAAGGAATTACAATCAGTATTACCCCCCATCGCCGCCCAAATGCGTGATGAAGCAATGCATGGTATTCCTTTTGCCGACCGTGAACTCTTTTCCCAAATTTTAAATCGGGCGATCGCTAATTTGTCGTAA
- a CDS encoding glycosyltransferase family 39 protein — protein MLYKIHLLQPMWRRICQMAVFPYISLLVLILPLLLFSSGQNSLMAHDEGLYAWRSRRMFDSGDWIAPWGNVHHKTPGPYWLIAVAYQLFGVSELSVRIPSMIAGILAILLIYEIGKIILDKKLAWLAAAILSVEFLWLQYCRLGTPDVPMICLVLLAIWSLLKAELHPQYRYLWSLIAGVSLGLGFLLRSFMIFVPIIALLPYLIGEHRRHRHLANPILYLGFVVGLIPTLSWLWFNWLRYGNGSFEELFKFVVQQNSQPRYPSSIFFYVWNVPLKSFPWGFFSLFGLFLVLRRPIPRYHLLLVGFPVVLFVELSIFSTRLSHYSLCLFPFIAMLAAIGLDWLGRIYQIGLTKKNIPRNLSYASGVLGILFLLAGIVVFAWDNADIRKYAIFGWIVGLGWLILPLIWIARYRFNQKFLTARYWMAGWLIPCWLALAVAGSLGLLSDYNPRYRAFFQQSAIASILQTHPIYFVQVGGKNSVLLNFYTPIHGKQVDTVSQLPAFSYAWINTNQTPQVSTPHRIVGAVQNYQLIQVIPKDR, from the coding sequence ATGTTGTATAAAATACATTTATTACAGCCTATGTGGCGGCGAATCTGCCAAATGGCAGTGTTTCCTTATATTAGTTTGTTAGTTTTGATACTCCCATTATTGCTATTCAGTTCTGGGCAGAATAGCTTGATGGCACATGATGAAGGGCTTTATGCTTGGCGATCGCGTCGGATGTTTGACTCTGGCGACTGGATCGCACCTTGGGGAAATGTCCATCATAAAACGCCTGGGCCTTATTGGTTAATTGCTGTTGCCTATCAGCTATTTGGTGTTAGTGAATTGAGTGTACGAATTCCTAGCATGATTGCGGGAATTTTGGCTATATTACTAATATATGAAATCGGCAAAATCATCTTAGATAAAAAATTAGCTTGGCTAGCGGCTGCCATTTTAAGTGTTGAATTTCTCTGGCTGCAATATTGTCGCTTAGGCACACCTGATGTACCAATGATTTGCTTGGTACTTTTAGCTATTTGGTCTTTACTAAAAGCTGAATTACATCCTCAATATCGCTATTTGTGGAGTTTGATTGCTGGTGTAAGTCTGGGTTTGGGCTTCCTACTCAGAAGCTTTATGATTTTTGTACCAATCATTGCTTTACTACCTTATTTAATTGGTGAACATCGCCGTCATCGTCATCTTGCTAACCCAATTTTATATTTAGGGTTTGTAGTCGGCTTAATTCCTACCTTGAGTTGGCTGTGGTTCAATTGGCTGCGTTACGGAAACGGTAGTTTTGAGGAATTATTTAAGTTTGTTGTACAGCAAAATTCCCAGCCTCGTTATCCAAGTAGTATATTTTTCTATGTCTGGAATGTTCCTTTGAAATCGTTTCCTTGGGGATTTTTCAGTTTATTCGGTTTATTTTTAGTATTGCGTCGCCCTATTCCTCGCTATCATTTGTTATTAGTGGGTTTTCCAGTTGTATTATTTGTTGAACTGAGTATTTTCTCTACTCGTCTGTCTCACTACAGTCTTTGTTTGTTTCCCTTTATTGCAATGCTTGCTGCAATCGGTTTAGACTGGCTAGGGAGAATTTATCAGATAGGATTAACAAAGAAAAATATTCCCCGTAATCTCAGTTATGCTTCTGGTGTATTAGGTATTTTATTTCTGCTAGCGGGTATAGTGGTTTTTGCTTGGGATAATGCAGACATCCGCAAGTATGCAATCTTTGGTTGGATTGTCGGGTTGGGTTGGTTAATTTTACCTTTGATATGGATTGCTCGTTACCGCTTTAATCAAAAGTTTCTCACAGCGCGTTACTGGATGGCTGGCTGGTTAATTCCCTGTTGGTTGGCTTTGGCTGTGGCTGGAAGCTTGGGTTTGTTAAGCGATTATAATCCTCGATATAGAGCTTTTTTTCAACAAAGCGCGATCGCCTCTATTCTCCAAACTCATCCTATCTACTTTGTGCAAGTTGGAGGCAAAAACTCTGTACTGCTCAATTTCTACACTCCTATTCACGGTAAACAAGTTGATACGGTTTCCCAACTGCCAGCTTTTAGCTATGCTTGGATCAATACAAATCAGACCCCTCAAGTATCTACACCTCATCGCATTGTTGGTGCTGTGCAAAACTACCAATTGATTCAAGTTATTCCCAAAGATAGATAG
- a CDS encoding class I SAM-dependent methyltransferase encodes MLLRPNQRQKLDDTDDKLFYAYPRFVTHVDEGFIQQLTDLYRERLQPNTRILDMMSSWVSHLPEEIQFAHVEGHGLNAEELARNPQLNHYVVQNLNENPQLPFPDEDFDAVLNCVSVQYMQYPEAVFSEIHRILKPGGVAIISFSNRMFFQKAIQAWRDASEPTRVELVKNYFASVPGFTTPEVIAHKSTVPNFLQWLGAPGGDPFYAAIAYKKAEGKS; translated from the coding sequence ATGCTGCTCAGACCGAATCAACGTCAAAAATTAGATGATACAGACGACAAGCTATTTTATGCCTATCCTCGTTTCGTCACCCATGTCGATGAAGGATTTATTCAACAGCTAACGGATTTATATAGAGAGCGACTTCAGCCCAACACCCGTATATTAGATATGATGAGCAGTTGGGTTTCCCATTTGCCAGAAGAGATACAGTTTGCCCATGTTGAGGGACATGGACTGAATGCAGAAGAACTAGCACGCAATCCCCAGTTAAATCATTACGTGGTGCAAAATCTCAATGAAAATCCGCAGCTACCATTTCCCGATGAAGATTTCGATGCCGTTCTCAATTGCGTTTCAGTGCAATACATGCAATATCCAGAGGCAGTTTTTTCCGAAATTCACCGCATCCTTAAACCTGGTGGTGTCGCCATTATCAGCTTTTCTAACCGCATGTTTTTTCAAAAAGCGATTCAAGCTTGGCGGGATGCTTCAGAACCAACAAGAGTCGAATTAGTGAAAAACTACTTCGCCTCAGTACCAGGATTCACCACCCCAGAAGTTATAGCCCACAAGTCCACAGTACCGAATTTCTTACAATGGTTGGGTGCGCCTGGGGGAGATCCATTCTATGCTGCGATCGCTTACAAAAAAGCTGAAGGTAAAAGTTAA